The DNA region GATCTCGAGGATGTTGAGGTGGACCTGCTTGGCGGTGAGCTTCTCGAGCTCCCCGCGCAGGCGGTCCGCCTCGGCGCCACGACGACCGATCACGATGCCCGGGCGGGCCGTGTGGATGTCCACGTGGACCCGGTCACGGGTACGGGAGATGTCGACTCCCGAGATGCCGGCCCGCTCCATGCCCTTGGAGAGCAGCTCGCGGATCTTGATGTCCTCGGCGACGTAGTCGGCGTACTGCTTGTCGGCGAACCACTTGGACGTCCAGTCCGAGGTGATGCCGAGACGGAAGCCGTGCGGCTGGATCTTCTGTCCCATTTAGCGGGCACCTCCCTGGTTGCGACGTGCCCGGCCGGAGCCGGCCTTCTCGGGCACGCTGGTCACCTCGATGGTGATGTGGCTCGTGCGCTTACGCACGCGGAACGCACGACCCTGGGCACGCGGACGGAAACGCTTGAGGGTCGGGCCCTCATCGGCGTACGCGGCCGAGACCACGAGGGTCCGGGGGTCCAGGTCGAGGTTGTTCTCGGCATTGGCCATCGCGGACGCGAGGACCTTGGCGACCGGCTCGCTGGCAGCCTGCGGGGCGAACCGCAGGGTGTTCAGCGCGTCGGCGGCGTCCTTGCCGCGGATCAGATCGATCACACGACGCGCCTTCATGGGCGTGACGCGGACGAACTTGGCGGTGGCACGAGCGGAGAGCTGCTGCTCGGCCGTCGCCGTGCCGTCGGCGGTCTTCTTCGTATCAGTGCTCATCGACGCTTACTCTTCCGATCGTCCTTGATGTGCCCCTTGAACGTGCGCGTCGGCGCGAACTCGCCGAGCTTGTGACCCACCATCGAGTCGGACACGAACACGGGCACATGCTTACGGCCGTCATGGACGGCGAACGTGTGGCCGATGAAATCGGGCAGGATCGTCGAGCGACGCGACCAGGTCTTGATGACCTGATGAGTGCCCTTGTCGTTCTGCACGTCCACCTTCGCGAGGAGGTGTTCGTCGACGAACGGACCCTTCTTGAGACTACGAGGCATCCTAGTTTCCCTCCTTAACGCTTCTTACCGGTGCGACGGCGACGGACGATCATGCTGTCACTCGCCTTATTGGGCTTGCGGGTCCGGCCCTCGGGCTGGCCCCACGGGCTGACGGGGTGACGTCCACCGGACGTCTTACCCTCGCCACCACCGTGCGGGTGGTCGACGGGGTTCATGACCACACCACGGACGGTCGGGCGAACGCCCTTCCACCGCATGCGGCCGGCCTTACCCCAGTTGATGTTGGCCTGCTCGGCGTTACCGACCTCGCCGATCGTGGCGCGGCAGCGCACGTCGACCCGGCGGATCTCACCCGAGGGCATGCGGAGGGACGCGTAGGTGCCCTCCTTGCCGAGCAGCTGGATACCGGCACCGGCCGCGCGGGCCATCTTGGCGCCGCCACCCGGCCGGAGCTCCACGGCGTGCACCACGGTGCCGGCGGGGATGTTCCGGAGCGGGAGGTTGTTGCCGGTCTTGATGTCGGCGCCTGCGCCCGACTCGACCTTCATGCCCTGCTTGAGGTTGCGCGGGGCCAGGATGTACCGCTTCTCGCCGTCCGCGTAGTGCAGGAGGGCGATGTTGGCGGTGCGGTTCGGGTCGTACTCGATGTGCGCGACGGTGGCGAGCACGCCGTCCTTGTCATTACGACGGAAGTCGATGACACGGTACTGGCGCTTGTGGCCACCGCCCTTGTGGCGGCTGGTGATCCGGCCGTGGCCGTTGCGGCCGCCGGTCTTGCTCAGCGGGCGCAGCAGCGACTTCTCGGGCGTCGAGCGGGTGATCTCGGCGAAGTCCGAGACGCTCGAGCCCCGACGACCGGGGGTCGTGGGCTTGTACTTGCGGATAGCCATGAGGTTCTCTCGTCCTTAACTCTTCCCGCCGTCAGGCGGTCAGACCCGGGATCTCGATGGGCTTGCTGTCAGCCGCGAGGGTCACGATGGCGCGCTTGGTGCTCTTGCGCTGTCCGAACCCGGTGCGGGTGCGCTTGCGCTTGCCCTGACGGTTGGCGGTGTTCACTGACGCAACGGTGACGCCGAAGATCTCCTGGATGGCGATCTTGATCTGCGTCTTGTTGGCGCCCGGGGCCACCTGGAACGTGTACACGCCCTGCTCGAGCAGGCCGTAGGCCTTCTCGGAGACGACCGGGGCGAGAATCACGTCCCGGGGATCGGCGACGGTGCTCACTTGTCGGCCTCCTTCGCTGCCTTGCCGGCGAGTGCACGACTCGCCTGCGTGACGAACGCGTCCAGAGCCTCGACCGAGAACACGACGTCGTCAGCGTGCAGGACGTCGTAGGTGTTGAGCTGATCCGGAGCGATCGGATGGACGTGATCGAGGTTGGCCACGGAACGCCAGGCGGCGACGTCCTCACGACCCACGACGATCAGGATCTTCTTGCGGTCCGACAGGCTGCCCAGGAAGTCGCGGACACCGGCCGTGGACGGCTTCTGTCCCTCGACGAACTCGGTGACCACGTGGAGGCGGTCAGCGGAGACGCGGTCGGAGAGGGCACCGCGGAGCGCGGCGGCCTTCATCTTCTTGGGGGTGCGCTGCGAGTAGTCGCGCGGCTTCGGACCGTGGACCGTGCCGCCGCCGGTGTAGGCGGGGGCGCGGGTCGAGCCCTGACGGGCGCGGCCGGTGCCCTTCTGGCGGAACGGCTTGCGACCGCCGCCCCGGACCTCGCCGCGGGTCTTGGTCGAGTGGGTGCCCTGACGTGCCGCGGCGAGCTGCGCCACGACGACCTGGTGCATCAGGGGCAGGTTGGGCTCGACACCGAAGATCTCGGCGGGGAGCTCGACCGAACCGTCGGTCTTACCCGCCGGGGTACGGACATCCAGCTTGAGGTTCACGGTGTTCTCCGTGGTGGTCATGCGCGCGCACCGCCCTTCACTGCGGAACGGACCATCACGAGGCCGCCGTTACGACCCGGGATGGCTCCCTTGATGAGGAGGACGCCGGCCTCGGCGTCCACCTTGTGGACCTTGAGGTTCATGGTGGTCACGCGATCGTTGCCCATGCGGCCGGACATCTTCTTGCCGCGGAAGACGCGGCCCGGGGTCGAGGCCCCGCCGATGGAACCCGGCTTGCGGTGCACGGCCTGGGTACCGTGCGAGGCGCCCTGACCGGAGAAGCCGTGACGCTTCATGGTGCCGGCGAAGCCCTTGCCCTTCGAGGTGCCCGTGACGTCGACGAATGCGCCGTCCTCGAACACGTCGGCGCCGATCTCCTGGCCGATCTCGAACCCGGCGGCCTGCTCGGCGTTGTCGAGTCGGATCTCGGCGAGGTGACGGCGGGGGGTGACCCCGGCCTTGTCGAACTGACCCGCGAGAGGCTTGGTGACCTTGCGGGGGTCGATCGCGCCGAACGCGATCTGGACGGCGTTGTAGCCGTCGGTCTCTTGGGTACGGATCCCGGTCACGACGCACGGCCCGGCCTTGACGACGGTAACCGGAACCACCCGGTTGTTCTCGTCGAAGACCTGGGTCATGCCGAGCTTGGCGCCCAGGATTCCCTTGATCTCGGTGTTAGTCATCTGTTCACTGTCTCCGCTGCACGTTGCTTGCTGACCGCTACGCGGTCGGAGGTCACTGGATGTTGACGTCGACGCTGGCAGGCAGGTCGATGCGCATGAGCGCGTCCACGGTCTTCGGCGTGGGGTCGAGGATGTCGATCAACCGCTTGTGGGTACGCATCTCGAAGTGCTCACGCGAATCCTTGTACTTGTGCGGCGAGCGGATGACGCAGTACACGTTCTTCTCGGTGGGCAGCGGCACGGGACCGACGACACGAGCACCCGTCCGGGTAACCGTCTCGACGATCTTGCGGGCCGAGGCGTCGATAGCTTCGTGGTCGTAGGCCTTGAGCCGGATGCGGATCTTTTGTCCCGCCACTTCGTCCTCTTCTCTTCCCGCCCGTGAGGGCGGCTGTCGTGAGCGCCCTCGTCATGCGGGGACACTGTGTGTTCGCTTGTCATATGTGACACCGTCTGACCGTCGATCACCCGGTCCCGTGCATCGGTGCTCCATCGTGGAGGCCCCCGCCGCGCGCCCACGGGCGTGACACGACTACGAGACCTCCAGAGGACGGGGTGCCGCATCGATCGCCCGAGGCGAGGATGACGGCGGACCGATCCGCTGCCGCTGTTGACGTGTCACGACGCGTCCACGCGGTCGGGCGTGTCGCCCTCCCACTTTTCCGGCGGGTGATTGCTCACCCGCCCCGGTCGTGCTCGCCCGACCAACCCGGCCATCCCCGGGGGCCATCAGGCCCACACGAGATCGCCGCCTTGTCCGGGCAACTCGACCAGTATGCAGTACATCGGCCTCAAGGGCAAAATCCCCCGGATCGCGCCACCGCGGTTCCCGGGCTCCGACCCCGGCACGCCACCCGCCTGCTTGGGTAGCGTCGGGAGGATCACCGCCCATACCGCCGGAGGAGAACACATCGTGAACAGCAGACGTGAGCCGCGGGACCCCGCCGCCTACAAGCGGGACAGACGCCAGGCAGTGCTCCGGCACCACCCGGATGCCGGCGGCGACCCCGAGGAACTCCTACGCGCTCTCGAGGAGGTGGACCGTCGACACGGGGTGATCGGAGCCGGGCCGGGAGAGCACGGGGCGAGCGCCGAACAGGTCGCCGCCGTCGCCGCCGCGCTCGCTGGGGTGGCCGCGGTGGGGCTGTCGGTCGCGATGAGCTTCCTCGGTCGCCGGAGG from Dietzia sp. B32 includes:
- the rplC gene encoding 50S ribosomal protein L3 — translated: MTNTEIKGILGAKLGMTQVFDENNRVVPVTVVKAGPCVVTGIRTQETDGYNAVQIAFGAIDPRKVTKPLAGQFDKAGVTPRRHLAEIRLDNAEQAAGFEIGQEIGADVFEDGAFVDVTGTSKGKGFAGTMKRHGFSGQGASHGTQAVHRKPGSIGGASTPGRVFRGKKMSGRMGNDRVTTMNLKVHKVDAEAGVLLIKGAIPGRNGGLVMVRSAVKGGARA
- the rplB gene encoding 50S ribosomal protein L2; the encoded protein is MAIRKYKPTTPGRRGSSVSDFAEITRSTPEKSLLRPLSKTGGRNGHGRITSRHKGGGHKRQYRVIDFRRNDKDGVLATVAHIEYDPNRTANIALLHYADGEKRYILAPRNLKQGMKVESGAGADIKTGNNLPLRNIPAGTVVHAVELRPGGGAKMARAAGAGIQLLGKEGTYASLRMPSGEIRRVDVRCRATIGEVGNAEQANINWGKAGRMRWKGVRPTVRGVVMNPVDHPHGGGEGKTSGGRHPVSPWGQPEGRTRKPNKASDSMIVRRRRTGKKR
- the rpsJ gene encoding 30S ribosomal protein S10, whose amino-acid sequence is MAGQKIRIRLKAYDHEAIDASARKIVETVTRTGARVVGPVPLPTEKNVYCVIRSPHKYKDSREHFEMRTHKRLIDILDPTPKTVDALMRIDLPASVDVNIQ
- the rplD gene encoding 50S ribosomal protein L4, which produces MTTTENTVNLKLDVRTPAGKTDGSVELPAEIFGVEPNLPLMHQVVVAQLAAARQGTHSTKTRGEVRGGGRKPFRQKGTGRARQGSTRAPAYTGGGTVHGPKPRDYSQRTPKKMKAAALRGALSDRVSADRLHVVTEFVEGQKPSTAGVRDFLGSLSDRKKILIVVGREDVAAWRSVANLDHVHPIAPDQLNTYDVLHADDVVFSVEALDAFVTQASRALAGKAAKEADK
- the rplW gene encoding 50S ribosomal protein L23; translated protein: MSTVADPRDVILAPVVSEKAYGLLEQGVYTFQVAPGANKTQIKIAIQEIFGVTVASVNTANRQGKRKRTRTGFGQRKSTKRAIVTLAADSKPIEIPGLTA
- the rplV gene encoding 50S ribosomal protein L22; protein product: MSTDTKKTADGTATAEQQLSARATAKFVRVTPMKARRVIDLIRGKDAADALNTLRFAPQAASEPVAKVLASAMANAENNLDLDPRTLVVSAAYADEGPTLKRFRPRAQGRAFRVRKRTSHITIEVTSVPEKAGSGRARRNQGGAR
- the rpsS gene encoding 30S ribosomal protein S19, whose amino-acid sequence is MPRSLKKGPFVDEHLLAKVDVQNDKGTHQVIKTWSRRSTILPDFIGHTFAVHDGRKHVPVFVSDSMVGHKLGEFAPTRTFKGHIKDDRKSKRR